In Mycobacterium sp. Aquia_213, the sequence TCCACTCCACGCAGCCCATTGTCCCCCACCCGGGGCGGGACTCAGGCCGCGACGGGCTCGCGATCGGCCGGCTTGTCGGCCTTGATCTTCGGCAGCAACGACGTCAGTTTGCCGGGGTCCGGCAAGGTCAGCTTGACAATCTTGCGCACCACGGTGCCGAACTGCTGCAGCAGCGGGCCCCTGTTGTAGGGGATCCCGTAACGCTCGCAGATCTCCTGCACCTCGGGCGCGACGTCGGAATACCGGCGGGCCGGCATGTCCGGGAACAGGTGGTGCTCGATCTGGTGTGACAGGTTGCCGGACAGCAGATGAAAGATCTTGCCTCCGGTCAGGTTCGCCGAACCCAGCACCTGGCGGAAGTACCACTGACCGCGGGACTCATCCTTGGTCTCCTCGATGGTGAATTCCTGGGTGCCGTCCGGGAAGTGGCCGCAGAAGATGATCATGTACGACCACACGTTGCGCATCAGGTTGGCCGTCATGTTGCCCGTGAAGACGAACGGCGCGAACGGGCCGGCCAACAGCGGGAAGGCGACGTAGTCCTTGAGCGTCTGGCGCTTGGTCTTTTTCCAAATGGCCTTGAGGACATCACGCTTGTCCCAGACCCGGATCTCCCCGGAGCGGATCTTCTCGGTCTCCAGTTCGTGCAGCGCGACGCCGTACTGGAACAGCACCATCAGCAGGAACGCGTAGACCGGGTTACCCAGGTAGTACGGGTGCCACTTCTGGTCCTCGCTCATCCGCAGGATGCCGTAGCCGATGTCGCGGTCCATCCCGACGATGTTGGTGTGGGTGTGGTGCATGTAGTTGTGCGAGTGCCGCCATTGGTCGGCCGGGCAGGCGGTGTCCCATTCGAAGGAGCGCCCGGAGATGGTCGGGTCACGCATCCAGTCGTACTGGCCGTGCATGATGTTGTGGCCGATCTCCATGTTGTCCAGGATTTTCGCGACGCCCAGCATCGCGGTGCCCAGCAGCCAGGCCGGCGGCAGGTACAGCAGAACGCGTCCGCCGACTTCCAGCGCCCGTTGGGTTTTGATGACGCGGCGGATGTAGTCGGCGTCTACTTCGCCGAGGTCTGCCATCACGCGATCTCTGATGGCGTCGAGTTCACGGCCGAATGCGTCGGCC encodes:
- a CDS encoding fatty acid desaturase family protein; translation: MSHDKITLTPEQADAFGRELDAIRDRVMADLGEVDADYIRRVIKTQRALEVGGRVLLYLPPAWLLGTAMLGVAKILDNMEIGHNIMHGQYDWMRDPTISGRSFEWDTACPADQWRHSHNYMHHTHTNIVGMDRDIGYGILRMSEDQKWHPYYLGNPVYAFLLMVLFQYGVALHELETEKIRSGEIRVWDKRDVLKAIWKKTKRQTLKDYVAFPLLAGPFAPFVFTGNMTANLMRNVWSYMIIFCGHFPDGTQEFTIEETKDESRGQWYFRQVLGSANLTGGKIFHLLSGNLSHQIEHHLFPDMPARRYSDVAPEVQEICERYGIPYNRGPLLQQFGTVVRKIVKLTLPDPGKLTSLLPKIKADKPADREPVAA